One genomic region from Nymphaea colorata isolate Beijing-Zhang1983 chromosome 10, ASM883128v2, whole genome shotgun sequence encodes:
- the LOC116263096 gene encoding uncharacterized protein At1g66480-like yields the protein MGNAIAGGERKKVRLMKVDGETVKLKGPVSVGEVVRQYPNHAVLDSAAVKNLGTMAKPLDENHELKGGKKRLYFLVELQKLQPPPPPPQPEERLPRRARSTGIQMSAKERLESLMLAKRSVSDLTFVKAPSAAGGEGAEEGGGVLRVKMRVPKSQVSQLLQGSAGGADAAQKIIDLCLKKEEDAAPPAAHAAAGAEVAEGSKSGNLGTWKPALGSIQEGAGGLKSALRQKKGVRFQMAEEGRIA from the exons atggggaacGCCATAGCCGGGGGCGAGAGGAAGAAGGTGCGGCTGATGAAGGTGGACGGCGAGACGGTGAAGCTGAAGGGTCCGGTGAGCGTGGGGGAGGTGGTGCGGCAGTACCCGAACCACGCCGTCCTGGACTCGGCGGCGGTGAAGAACCTGGGCACGATGGCCAAGCCGCTGGACGAGAACCACGAGCTCAAGGGCGGGAAGAAGCGCCTCTACTTCCTGGTGGAGCTGCAGAAGCTGCAGCCGCCGCCGCCCCCGCCGCAGCCGGAGGAGAGGCTCCCCAGGAGGGCGAGGTCGACGGGGATCCAAATGAGCGCCAAGGAGCGGCTCGAGAGCCTCATGCTCGCCAAGCGCTCCGTCTCCGACCTCACCTTCGTCAAGGCGCCCTCCGCCGCAGGCGGAGAGGGCGCAGAGGAAGGCGGAGGCGTCCTCCGCGTCAAGATGCGGGTGCCCAAGTCGCAGGTCTCGCAGCTCCTCCAGGGCAGCGCCGGCGGAGCAGACGCCGCTCAGAAGATCATCGACCTCTGCCTCAAGAAAGAGGAAGACGCCGCTCCCCCCGCGGCCCACGCCGCCGCCGGCGCCGAGGTCGCGGAGGGCAGCAAGAGCGGGAATCTCGGAACCTGGAAGCCAGCGCTCGGCAGCATTCAAGAGGGCGCCGGCGGCTTAAAGTCGGCCCTCCGTCAG AAGAAGGGAGTGAGGTTCCAAATGGCGGAAGAAGGGAGGATAGCGTAG